The genomic window TTTGTGACAAACTCTGTCCTCTTACAGGAGAAGATCATCGAACATAGAGAGAATCCAGGTCATCCCCAGCCTGTGGCGACCAGTAGTAGTAATGTTGTTGAAGAGAACACTACCTACACTAGCACACTTTTTAGCAAGGAAACATCTGACAGTCAGAAGATCCTAGGAGTCAGTTGGAACCCAGTCAGTGATACGTTAATATTTGACATCATCACAATAGCCAATTCATTAAGAACATTGGAACCAACTAAGAGGAATGTAGTGGGCTTCTTCTCACGGGTTAACAATCCGCTGGGATTCCTGTCCCCAGTGACAATCACCCTGAAAGTTTTCTTTCAAGAGTTATTTAAGGCCAAGGTAGACTGGGATGAACCTCTCCCAAGTGAGTTGTTGTGTAAATGGAAGTGTTTAGTGTCAAACTTTGAAAGTGTAGTCATATCTGTACCAAGGTGTTACATTACGACAGGCACTGTTGAAGATTGTGTTTTGTATGGCTTTTGTGATGCTTCCAAGTTAGCCTATGCTGCTGTTGTGTATATGTATGACACTGTTTTGGGTTCAGTACAATTTGTTGTGTCTAAAACAAGGGTGGCCCCACTTGTCCAGATGACTATACCTAGGCTAGAGTTATTGTCTTGCCTTCTACTTGCAAGGCTCATAATACACGTCAGATCGGCACTTGAGGCAATAGTCAGGGCTCAGATTGGCCTGTGTTTTACAGACTCTAAGGTTGCATTGTTCTGGGTCCAGGGTGAAAGCAAAGAATGGAAACAATTTGTGCACAACTGTGTTACAGAAATCCATAAGCTTGTGCCAGTCCCACATGTGTCCCACTGTCCAGGAAAGGACAACCCAGCTGATCTTCCTTCACGTGGTATCTCCCCTAGAGAACTGGAATGTAATCAGGCTTGGCTACATGGCCCACAGTGGTTGCCTAAGATGTCATTGAAGCAACAGAGAAAAGAGATTGACATGCCAGTGGAATGTGCAGCAGAACTGAAGGGGAAAGACATCATCATCAGCCATAGCCTTGTGGTGTCTACAGCCAGTCCAActattggcacagtgatcaacTGCCAGCAATTCAGCAAGCTTCAGAGGCTATTGAGGGTaacagtacatgtacacaagTTTGTCATGTGTTTTAAGTCCCTCACAAGGTACGGCTGTGCTGTTGACTGGACTGTCACTGCTCAGGACATGGCTAAGGCAGAAATGACTTGGGTTGCAGACTGCCAACGACACTTGATGAATAAACCTAAGTTTGAATTGTGGAAGTCTCAGTTACAGTTATTTTGTGACAAGGATGACACTTGGAGGTGTGGTGGACGGCTAACTAAGGCAGACATTTCTTTCAGCAAGAAGCACCCAATCATATTGCCTAAGCAACATCATTTTGCCATGTTAATAATAGAGCAGGCCCATGAGAGAACTGGGCATGGTGTAGTGAAGGATGTACTAACGGAAGTTCGAACGAAGTACTGGTTTGTCCGTGGCAGACAGTTTGTGCGAAAGATTTTGCATCGGTGTGTGACCTGCTGTAAACTTGAAGGACCCCACTATCAAGCAGTACCCCCTCCCCCACTGCCAGAATACCGTGTAAGAGAGGAACCCCCATTTGCTTACAGTGGTGTTGATTTTGCTGGCCCCCTCTATGTCAAGGCATCAGATGGATCAGAGAACAGTAAAGAGTGGGTCACCTTGTACACTTGTTGTGTTACTCATGCGGTACATTTAGAGTTGGTCCCAGACATGACTGCGCAGACATTTCTTCGATCATTCAAGCGATTTACTTCCAGAAGAGGTGTACCAATACAAATGGTATCGGACAATACGAAAACCTTCGTGTCTGCCGCACAGCTAATTGACAATGTATTGATGAGTCCAGATGAACAGCAATACACTGCAGGCATGAAAATCAAGTGGGTATTCAACCTTGAGAAGACACCGTGGCGGGGCGGCTTCTTCGAAAGAATGGTGCAGTCTGTGAAGCGATGTCTCAAGAAAGCAGTTGGCAAGGCCAAGCTGACTTATGATGAATTGTTGACAGAAGTGGAGGCTATCATTAATTCAAGACCTATTTCTTATTTCTCCAGTGAAGACCTTGAAGAGCCTCTCACACCCTCCCACCTGTTGACTGGACACCGTATTTTAGGACTACCAGATGGATCAGTTGCTGTTGACAATGATGATTTAGACTTTACAATTGATCAACAAGACTTTCAGACTCGAGTGAGTACTCTTAAGCAAGCTCTAGCAGAATTCTGGGATAGATGGCACAATAAATACCTTCTCCAACTGAGGGAGAGATGCTTGCAAACAGACACTGGTGGTGTTCCCAGAGCACCCATTCCGGGTGAAGTGGTATTGATTCAGGATGAAAATCAGCCACGTACTCTGTGGAAACTTGGTAGAGTTAATGATGTCATTGTAGGATCAGATGGACACACACGAGGAGCTACTCTGACAACTGTCGTGAACGGCAAACAATCTACCCTTAGACATCCTATTTCCTGTTTGTATCTGCTAGAAGTTGATCCGAACGTTAACTTACAGAAGACAATTCCTGATGCGGAGGCTACCCCAGCTGAACAGAGTAAGGAAAGTGCTGGACATACTCGACCCATTAGAGCAGCTGCTGTGAAGGCTAGACAGTGTGTAGGTAACTGGATATCAGAACTAACTGACAGTATATAAAGTATCCATTATATTATGTTGTACTTAGCAATTTATTAGCTACCGTTTAAGTTGACTGATGGTCAACGGGGGGAGTGTGGTGTAATTGCTGTGCATTATTAAGAATCAGAAGTGATCACGTGTCGCTGCCTCGTGTTCATAGTCGAGTTGTCAGTGATAGATTTAATGACTTGTTATTAAATTGACTACAAACATTATCAGGCtttccaccagtaaaccactgattcttgccaaaccaggtccttcacaaggcatAAAgccgccattcgagctctacacacaccccagaaaagatgtctgttgaaacaagcctcgagtagtttgagtggtactgagtgtcaaaactactagtatgatagtgtatcTATCcgctggtggtgttagtttgattttgcctgatgtgtgatttggatcagttttgtaaaatctggtcacaaattgtTATGCACCATGCAAACTTGGAAAGTCCAAAAGGATGTTTTGTTCTACTTTATAAGGTCTACAACAGCCATTGTCCACCTGAATCACCATCTAATAGCTTTTATCTCTAACCACTTAAAAACCCAAGTAAAGATTTGTGGTATTCCACTACACCAGTTGGTCATGTAcactaaatttaaaaaaaaacaattggTAGAATGTGCAAAAGTGCTGGAATAGTGGGATACTATACTAACCACTCACTTAGAGCTACTACTACAACCAGGCTGTACAAACATGATGTGGGTGAACAACAAATAATGGAAAGGACTGGACATCGTAGCAAAGAAGCTGTACGAAGCTACAAGAGAACCTCAACTTACCAACAAGAAAAAGTGTCAAGTATTTTGAACAATGAGAAGAGGCATTGCAGTGCAACAGATAATGTACAACATAAAATGCATGTAAGTACAGGAGCACAGATGCATCATCACCTATCTCTTGAGTGTGCTTCAAATAACTCTGCCCCTGTgttcaatatatgtgactggacctgcaaaaacagggcatgtgggcacaaactacactgttaaaacaggggtGTTTAAACACACCCTTCCAAAGGTGTACTGTAGCACCCACACCCTTTAGAGAGTACATTGACACCCATGGGGTGTTCTATTACACCAAGTTTTGTAAACCTTAGGCAAGAGAGTATTTAAAACACCCTTGGGTGTATTTATACACCCTAAGAGGTGTACATATTTTTCAaggcatacagtacatgtagtcAGGCCAGTTGTAAACTGTTACTTTTACCTCATATATACAAAGCTATACCGATGTACTGTTAATTATTTCCACATAGGTCATCAGAACATTACTCTTAGCTACAACATCAGGATAAATGAAGCATATAATGCATGCACAGTAGGAGTTCGGTATCTGACTTatattatttgtgactgaatttgacaaaacaaggcttcgacgcacaaagctttgtttagagatatggcaattttaaggaatcattgtgtaataacttcccagtgcctacagctgtgcaaacaaaatctgcaccaattgttcatctgttcactagctatcactgagtgggtgtatacatttctgatacccaaaatttgccctattttgagcagcttttttcgagcgggtaataatatcacagattgtagtaatagggtgggagggtgggggtggacagtggtcttaatatacgggtataaaatggagtaagaagacgattggaatccagaggccaagtttgggctctccatggccctccatggccctcaaattactccatattgactgagaacactattggcgagctctctgtgaagtcccagctcactacacaccattatcacaaagtcatggccatttaatggtgccaatctcacactcgtggctttgacagggtcggaagatagctgctacagaaaccagacttgtcagtgctgaaggaagttcagtgtgaaatatgatagtgtattagaccagcaatccatttctggtaaaatcgtaagtttgattttgtgtgtgtggaagccttgttatgtgaaatccggtcacatttattttAATTTAGTAACATTGATTACGGTGTATATACACAAAGCAAAAGGTAAAATACAAAAGAATTGTACAGTTCATGTATATGTGATGTATGGATGTGGACTGTTCCTGAATAAAATAGACTAGAGTTTGACACCATCCGACAAGTGGTCTCATCACCTAAAATTTAAACACGATAATGTGCATCATATGTACAATTGTAAGCATTTAAACGTTGATGTTCATCAACCACAAAAATCTTTTTGATCACTACAATCGTCAGCATATCATCAATAACTTCAACAATCACACCAATTCTAAGCTGGTATTTGTCACCATCAACCTTCACCCAGctacagctacaaaaaattaaaaGATCATAATTATAGTTGTACACCTCAGGAAAAGATTGTAGtgcttttgtttgtgtgtatgtgtgtgtgcattcttACGTGCACCTAGCTGGAGGAGTGGGTACATGCAACTCATTGTATTATGGAGGTGTGCTTGCATGCAACTATCTTGATTATAAACCTGAAATCTGTTGAAAAATACTGATTCAACTGTTCTTCAAATGTGGCATCACATACAGCAGAACCTCCAACATAAGCATTGCTATTATGTACTATTATAATGACCATTCATTGTGCTAACCTAGCCCAACCTCCAGGTCAGGTTTCTATGGTAACTGTTTTTCATTCCTATTTAAGTAGCACTGATATAGCCGTGATGCCTCATCGCAAGGGTGTAAGAAAATTACTTGTGGTTAACAAATCTTGATAGAATCAATCAGTAAAACTGCACTGGCCACTATCagatccaccactggattgcatGTCCTGC from Dysidea avara chromosome 2, odDysAvar1.4, whole genome shotgun sequence includes these protein-coding regions:
- the LOC136248082 gene encoding uncharacterized protein, translated to MRFTRVVFGVSSSPFLLNATISHHLDKYQDKLPHLVHTLKHSMYVDDLTCGADSEDEAYQLYAVSTRLFAEGGFNLRKFVTNSVLLQEKIIEHRENPGHPQPVATSSSNVVEENTTYTSTLFSKETSDSQKILGVSWNPVSDTLIFDIITIANSLRTLEPTKRNVVGFFSRVNNPLGFLSPVTITLKVFFQELFKAKVDWDEPLPSELLCKWKCLVSNFESVVISVPRCYITTGTVEDCVLYGFCDASKLAYAAVVYMYDTVLGSVQFVVSKTRVAPLVQMTIPRLELLSCLLLARLIIHVRSALEAIVRAQIGLCFTDSKVALFWVQGESKEWKQFVHNCVTEIHKLVPVPHVSHCPGKDNPADLPSRGISPRELECNQAWLHGPQWLPKMSLKQQRKEIDMPVECAAELKGKDIIISHSLVVSTASPTIGTVINCQQFSKLQRLLRVTVHVHKFVMCFKSLTRYGCAVDWTVTAQDMAKAEMTWVADCQRHLMNKPKFELWKSQLQLFCDKDDTWRCGGRLTKADISFSKKHPIILPKQHHFAMLIIEQAHERTGHGVVKDVLTEVRTKYWFVRGRQFVRKILHRCVTCCKLEGPHYQAVPPPPLPEYRVREEPPFAYSGVDFAGPLYVKASDGSENSKEWVTLYTCCVTHAVHLELVPDMTAQTFLRSFKRFTSRRGVPIQMVSDNTKTFVSAAQLIDNVLMSPDEQQYTAGMKIKWVFNLEKTPWRGGFFERMVQSVKRCLKKAVGKAKLTYDELLTEVEAIINSRPISYFSSEDLEEPLTPSHLLTGHRILGLPDGSVAVDNDDLDFTIDQQDFQTRVSTLKQALAEFWDRWHNKYLLQLRERCLQTDTGGVPRAPIPGEVVLIQDENQPRTLWKLGRVNDVIVGSDGHTRGATLTTVVNGKQSTLRHPISCLYLLEVDPNVNLQKTIPDAEATPAEQSKESAGHTRPIRAAAVKARQCVGNWISELTDSI